Proteins found in one Thermaerobacter subterraneus DSM 13965 genomic segment:
- a CDS encoding iron-sulfur cluster assembly scaffold protein yields MEWDRETLIQILIEEARNPRMRGRLDDADVTVSGGNPGCGDVVHIYLKGTGDGHGIAGVKFEGSGCNVSQAAASMLLQKVVDDGLTMDQVLHLRGEDMKQFVGESALATRPRCATLALSTLKEAVRQYRRKLRAEGKWQGPIDSHQEG; encoded by the coding sequence GTGGAATGGGACCGGGAGACCCTGATCCAGATCCTGATCGAGGAGGCCCGCAACCCGCGGATGCGCGGGCGGCTGGACGACGCCGACGTGACGGTGTCGGGCGGCAATCCGGGTTGCGGGGACGTGGTGCACATCTACCTCAAGGGCACGGGCGACGGCCACGGCATCGCCGGGGTGAAGTTCGAGGGCAGCGGCTGCAACGTCAGCCAGGCAGCGGCGTCCATGCTGCTGCAAAAGGTGGTCGACGACGGCCTCACCATGGACCAGGTCCTCCACCTGCGCGGGGAAGACATGAAGCAGTTCGTCGGCGAATCGGCCCTGGCTACCCGGCCCCGCTGCGCCACCCTGGCCCTGAGCACGCTGAAAGAGGCTGTTCGCCAGTACCGGCGCAAGCTGCGGGCCGAA